The Lucilia cuprina isolate Lc7/37 chromosome 5, ASM2204524v1, whole genome shotgun sequence genome includes a window with the following:
- the LOC111677086 gene encoding SCY1-like protein 2 produces MRQRLPSQSGLNDLSGNTPGIFVGGLGGSNIYSNNIQTPSTFNIGTAASGSGVGVGAASGAVISSSSVGGSAGAIGSSSGIAASLTSGGSSSGGGTAGSVGNTISAPGSGSSGGAASVGPRRQGSFTNVFSKIIDGMPASTMFSKFKSVNTPVTQQTVIEGNPIKQYFDIGKQVACAGPELAWKIHDGSRKSDGKECSIFVFEKKVAEKLHKPRRKETITEILKNSVKNLERFRHPKMLQIYHTVEESSETLAFATEPIFASLANILAFHESKTYENVIPPNTGNNQSMQQSQTPTPMRPTHAKDYTFLDIELKCGFLQLIEAITFLHYSGHVIHRNICPSSILITKRGTWKLAGLEFLERMNETDINESITCQPWTTRSSKMAQPNLDFMPPETQIHSKCSLLSDMFSLGLVICAVFNRGRPIIQAGNIPANYIKQLEMLDDNVQKMLPRVPVPLQEATSRLVNRDPTARPTAQLLQLIKYFVDPAVNALKFLDVVNMKDTSQKSQFYKVTLMESMPLIPKKLWWQNLWPMLQSEISNGEVLAAVLHPVLTLLQESSKTEYEAVMAPTMKIILNGPKSIQATVTLLENLHLIIDKTPTEDVTTDIMPMLFASFESSTIQVQNAAVVAVTNVYDNITEASIKRMVLPKVKSVFEKNLTDPKIVQNVLICVESLMDRMDKPEVTEEILSILAGVEIPDPDLIMRSVRIYQRMFFDVSYNLTTEAIANNVLPLLIPHTINPHLSLEQYCLLLEAIQSFLENIDRQQRNRLKMENISMSSPERHRILRHQYSTDNMNAIPPFNIPNLRIDQRKTSSAEDMARKNSGELSN; encoded by the exons ATGAGACAACGTCTGCCTTCACAATCGGGTCTCAATGATTTGAGTGGCAATACACCAGGCATATTTGTTGGTGGTTTAGGTGGCAGTAATATTTACAGCAACAATATACAAACACCCAGTACATTTAATATCGGAACTGCAGCAAGTGGTAGTGGTGTCGGTGTTGGTGCTGCTAGTGGAGCTGTTATTAGCAGCAGTAGTGTTGGAGGCAGTGCAGGTGCTATTGGAAGTAGTAGCGGTATTGCAGCGAGTCTTACTAGTGGTGGTAGCAGTAGTGGCGGTGGCACTGCAGGCAGTGTTGGTAATACTATTAGCGCTCCAGGCAGTGGATCGAGTGGAGGGGCTGCAAGTGTTGGTCCCCGACGTCAGGGTAGTTTTACGAAtgttttttcgaaaataattgATGGTATGCCAGCTAGCACAATGTTTTCGAAATTCAAGAGTGTCAATACCCCCGTTACCCAACAAACTGTCATCGAAGGTAATCCGATTAAGCAATATTTCGATATTGGCAAACAAGTGGCTTGTGCTGGTCCCGAGTTAGCTTGGAAAATACACGATGGCAGTCGAAAAAGTGATGGAAAG GAATGCTCAATATTTGTGTTTGAGAAAAAAGTTGCCGAAAAACTACATAAGCCCAGACGCAAGGAAACAATaacggaaattttaaaaaattcagttaaaaatttagaaagatTTCGACATCCTAAG atgcTTCAAATTTATCATACGGTAGAGGAATCTTCAGAAACATTGGCTTTTGCCACCGAACCGATTTTTGCAAGTCTGGCAAATATATTAGCGTTTCAT GAATCCAAAACATATGAAAATGTCATCCCACCAAATACTGGCAATAATCAGTCAATGCAACAATCACAAACACCAACGCCCATGAGGCCAACACATGCCAAAGACTATACATTTTTGGATATTGAATTAAAATGTGGATTTTTACAG TTAATAGAAGCAATAACATTTTTACATTACTCTGGGCATGTTATACATCGGAATATCTGTCCATCCTCAATATTAATTACAAAACGGGGTACCTGGAAATTAGCTGGTTTAGAATTTTTAG AAAGAATGAATGAGACTGATATAAATGAATCCATCACCTGTCAACCGTGGACAACACGCAGTTCAAAAATGGCTCAGCCAAATTTGGATTTTATGC CACCTGAAACTCAAATACATTCCAAATGTAGTCTTCTTAGTGACATGTTTTCTTTAGGTTTAGTAATCTGTGCTGTTTTTAATCGGGGACGTCCCATTATCCAAGCTGGCAATATACCAGccaattatattaaacaattggAAATG TTGGATGATAATGTACAAAAAATGTTGCCAAGAGTACCAGTGCCACTGCAAGAAGCCACATCACGTCTAGTAAATCGAGATCCAACCGCAAGACCAACAGCCCAACTGTTACAATTGATTAAGTACTTTGT CGATCCGGCGGTAAATGCCCTCAAGTTTCTTGATGTGGTTAACATGAAGGATACATCACAAAAATCCCAATTTTATAAAGTCACATTAATGGAAAGCATGCCGCTGATACCCAAG AAATTGTGGTGGCAAAATCTTTGGCCTATGCTGCAGTCGGAAATTAGCAATGGCGAAGTGTTGGCAGCAGTTTTACACCCTGTCCTCACTCTTCTGCAGGAATCTTCAAAAACTGAATACGAAGCTGTCATGGCACCAACTAtgaa aatCATATTAAATGGACCCAAATCTATACAAGCAACAGTTACTTTACTAGAGAATTTACATTTGATTATTGATAAAACACCAACAGAGGATGTCACAACGGATATtatgccaatgttatttgcatccTTTGAAAGTTCCACCATACAAGTGCAG aatGCTGCAGTAGTTGCGGTTACAAATGTTTATGACAATATTACAGAAGCGTCAATTAAACGTATGGTTTTGCCTAAAGTTAAATCAGTTTTCGAAAAGAATCTCACCGATcctaaaattgtacaaaatgttTTGATTTGTGTGGAGAGTCTGATGGATAGAATGGATAAACCAGAG gtAACGGAAGAAATTTTATCGATACTTGCTGGTGTGGAAATACCTGATCCAGATTTAATAATGCGTTCTGTGC GTATTTATCAGCGTATGTTCTTTGATGTTTCGTATAATTTAACAACTGAAGCAATTGCCAATAATGTGTTGCCTTTGCTGATACCGCATACGATAAATCCACATTTATCATTGGAACAATATTGTCTTCTACTCGAG GCAATACAatcatttttggaaaatattgacCGACAACAACGCAATCGCTTGAAAATGGAGAACATATCAATGTCATCACCGGAACGTCATCGCATCTTAAGGCATCAGTATTCAACGGATAATATGAACGCAATACCACCATTTAATATACCCAATTTACGTATTGATCAACGTAAAACATCCAGTGCCGAGGATATGGCAAGAAAAAATTCTGGTG AACTCtctaattaa